A region of Paractinoplanes abujensis DNA encodes the following proteins:
- a CDS encoding AAA family ATPase produces MTEQLPPQHIHGFAEVAAALADRVGAVVLGKPEVVRLALTALFAQGHVLLEDVPGVGKTTLARALAASIKGQWRRIQFTPDLLPSDVSGVTIFNQASRGFEFHPGPVFANIVIADEINRASPKTQSALLEVMEERRVTVDGVPHPVPQPFLVVATQNPVEMDGTYRLPEAQLDRFLVKLSVGYPSEDVEVEVLRGAALRSPDTLEPVTDTTIVGEMVRMATRVHVADPLYTYAVRLAAATRNHPQVRVGVSPRGVIALTRAACAYALINGRGYVLPEDFKTLLEPVFAHRVLLSADAQLRGVTAAEVLGDAVRSVPVPLPDTNRVTAGA; encoded by the coding sequence GTGACGGAACAACTGCCGCCGCAGCACATCCACGGGTTCGCCGAGGTGGCGGCCGCGCTCGCCGACCGGGTGGGTGCGGTCGTGCTGGGCAAACCCGAGGTGGTGCGCCTGGCCCTGACCGCCCTGTTCGCCCAGGGTCACGTGCTGCTCGAAGACGTGCCCGGCGTCGGCAAGACCACCCTGGCCCGCGCGCTGGCCGCCTCGATCAAGGGGCAGTGGCGGCGCATCCAGTTCACCCCCGACCTGCTGCCCTCCGACGTGTCCGGTGTGACGATCTTCAACCAGGCCAGCCGTGGGTTCGAGTTCCACCCCGGGCCGGTATTCGCCAACATCGTCATCGCCGACGAGATCAACCGGGCCTCCCCCAAGACCCAGTCGGCGCTGCTGGAGGTGATGGAGGAACGCCGGGTCACCGTGGACGGCGTGCCGCACCCGGTGCCGCAGCCATTCCTGGTGGTGGCCACGCAGAACCCGGTCGAGATGGACGGCACGTACCGGCTGCCCGAGGCCCAGCTCGACCGCTTCCTGGTGAAGCTGTCGGTGGGCTACCCCAGCGAGGACGTCGAGGTCGAGGTGCTGCGCGGGGCGGCGCTGCGCTCCCCCGACACGCTCGAACCGGTGACCGACACGACCATCGTCGGCGAGATGGTGCGGATGGCCACGCGGGTGCATGTGGCCGACCCGCTTTACACGTACGCGGTGCGCCTCGCGGCGGCGACCCGCAACCACCCGCAGGTACGCGTGGGGGTCAGCCCGCGTGGGGTGATCGCGCTGACCCGGGCGGCCTGCGCGTACGCGCTGATCAACGGGCGCGGGTATGTGCTGCCGGAAGACTTCAAGACGCTGCTGGAGCCGGTGTTCGCCCACCGCGTGCTGCTGTCGGCCGACGCCCAGCTGCGCGGGGTGACCGCGGCCGAGGTGCTCGGCGACGCGGTGCGCTCGGTGCCGGTGCCGCTGCCCGACACCAACCGCGTCACGGCCGGGGCGTGA
- a CDS encoding DUF58 domain-containing protein, which yields MAAVGLLAAGFRYGYPDLALLGAAAGIALLCAVGFAFWRPRLGVERVAEPDRVARGEAAQMTLTVRNTSRVRAANLVASDRCGSQSVPVPLLRLRPGRDTTANYPVPTSRRGVVKIGPLRVTRGDPLGLITLARTYGGLAEVWVHPRIHLLRAVPAGMARSLDGRIDKVPHGTITFDSLREYVVGDELRRVHWRSSAKVGELMVREQLDTSEPTMVVLLDDRASAHPEVRDGTAESFESACEAAASIVAAAVREDIPVSLHLVTSVASGPYLDVLTQAALSPGDLAATLRRVRAQRLGDTLVFLTGPGGRDDLGAVSALRGPYPVVMAGLLGDRDGAPVSGGDGLIVVEAADGSEFAAAWDGVRGW from the coding sequence GTGGCTGCGGTGGGGCTGCTGGCGGCGGGGTTCCGGTACGGGTATCCCGATCTGGCGCTGCTGGGGGCGGCGGCCGGGATCGCGCTCCTCTGCGCTGTGGGGTTTGCGTTCTGGCGGCCGCGGCTCGGGGTGGAGCGGGTGGCTGAGCCCGACCGGGTGGCGCGGGGTGAGGCTGCGCAGATGACATTGACTGTGCGCAACACCAGCCGGGTGCGGGCGGCCAATCTGGTGGCCTCGGATCGGTGTGGCAGTCAGTCGGTGCCGGTGCCTTTGTTGCGGCTGCGGCCGGGCCGGGACACCACGGCGAACTATCCGGTGCCGACCAGCCGGCGCGGCGTGGTGAAGATCGGGCCGCTGCGGGTGACGCGGGGGGACCCGCTCGGGCTGATCACCCTGGCTCGGACGTACGGAGGGCTCGCGGAAGTGTGGGTCCACCCGCGCATCCACTTGCTGCGGGCGGTGCCGGCGGGGATGGCGCGCAGCCTCGACGGGCGCATCGACAAGGTGCCGCACGGGACGATCACGTTCGACTCGCTGCGCGAATATGTGGTCGGGGACGAGTTGCGGCGGGTGCACTGGCGGTCCAGCGCCAAGGTGGGCGAGCTGATGGTGCGTGAGCAGCTCGACACGTCCGAGCCGACGATGGTGGTGCTGCTCGACGACCGGGCTTCGGCGCATCCGGAGGTGCGGGACGGCACAGCCGAGTCGTTCGAGTCGGCGTGTGAGGCTGCGGCGTCGATCGTGGCGGCGGCCGTACGGGAGGACATCCCGGTCAGCCTGCACCTGGTGACCAGTGTGGCGTCGGGGCCGTACCTCGACGTGCTGACCCAGGCCGCCCTGTCCCCCGGTGATCTGGCGGCGACCCTTCGGCGCGTACGGGCTCAGCGCCTCGGCGACACGCTGGTGTTCCTCACCGGGCCGGGTGGACGCGACGACCTCGGCGCGGTGAGCGCGTTGCGCGGGCCGTACCCGGTGGTGATGGCGGGGCTGCTCGGCGATCGGGACGGCGCCCCGGTGTCCGGCGGCGACGGGCTGATCGTCGTCGAAGCCGCCGACGGCTCCGAGTTCGCGGCCGCCTGGGACGGTGTGCGCGGATGGTGA
- a CDS encoding DUF3488 and transglutaminase-like domain-containing protein, translating to MVKWVRAAVVAVALAGMIALSGVVLGRIFAGSLLLQLMTGAAAGSVGLSLACRRVPNWVVAPLSAVLMAGYAVLALRLAASQADITDPLADIVRDSVRNGIPRLLTAMIPVEPTPDTVVVPVIAAWLAGLAGAEIAVRAGRVLLGLLPVAALYGGALYVVGPNADSAGTPTLIFAALSVVALAVSARPAQRAEVTGEVARAVRGRALAGAAAGLVALLALIVAVGPMVGGRVGATPVDPRQYVEPPQVDSLDESPLNRISGWALTPKEPLLKVSRASASPGKRLRLRLAVLPDYDGVTWRVGATYRNAGRVLPAQPKLPDTAVTEVRQDVVIDGLTGRLLPVVPTPTGVQGARVAFDATTGTMIRPEGLQAGLRYSVTSQLQTPDLNLLPTADSPSGDAVARYLAVATDVPEGVQRLADQLADGNGAAFDRATAIEEFLAEHYRKVADAPSGHAYPNLNFFLFGPREQGGQVGTSEQFAASFALLARLTGLPSRVVVGFDAPAAGGVVTAASALAWPEVLFDGLGWVAFDPLPKSRTPRPVEEDFTPKPSKPPTPPSEPPAPSSTPSSSGPPAVPAVKQDGGPSAAVVAGGASGSVLLMLVAAAGTIVLMRRSLRRRRLTAGSPDERITGAWSEFRDALRLAGQPVPRHLAASEAAAYAQKPQPPQKRLRKAVPEPAAGEDMPPLDELVAGINTVGFAPGAADDGQAARAGDQAIAYAEELRGRRSWWRRLLWSVHPGPLRWR from the coding sequence ATGGTGAAGTGGGTTCGCGCGGCTGTCGTGGCGGTGGCGCTGGCCGGGATGATCGCGCTGTCCGGGGTGGTGCTGGGGCGGATCTTCGCCGGGTCGCTGCTGCTGCAGCTGATGACGGGGGCCGCGGCCGGGTCGGTGGGGCTGAGCCTCGCCTGCCGGCGGGTGCCGAACTGGGTGGTGGCGCCGCTGTCGGCCGTGCTCATGGCAGGGTATGCGGTGCTGGCGCTGCGGCTGGCGGCTAGCCAGGCCGACATCACCGATCCGCTGGCCGACATCGTGCGGGACAGTGTGCGCAACGGGATCCCGCGGCTGCTGACGGCGATGATTCCGGTCGAGCCGACACCCGACACCGTGGTCGTGCCGGTGATCGCGGCCTGGCTGGCGGGGCTGGCGGGAGCCGAGATCGCCGTACGGGCGGGGCGGGTGCTGCTCGGGCTGCTGCCGGTGGCGGCCCTCTACGGGGGCGCGCTGTATGTGGTGGGGCCCAACGCGGACAGCGCGGGCACGCCGACGCTGATCTTCGCGGCGTTGAGCGTGGTGGCGCTGGCGGTCAGCGCGCGGCCGGCTCAGCGCGCCGAGGTCACAGGTGAGGTGGCCAGAGCCGTACGGGGAAGGGCTTTGGCCGGGGCCGCGGCGGGGCTGGTGGCTCTGCTGGCGCTGATCGTCGCGGTGGGTCCGATGGTGGGCGGGCGGGTCGGGGCGACGCCGGTGGATCCGCGGCAGTATGTGGAGCCGCCGCAGGTGGACAGCTTGGACGAGAGCCCGCTGAACCGGATCTCGGGGTGGGCGCTGACGCCGAAGGAGCCGCTGCTGAAAGTGTCGCGGGCGTCGGCTTCGCCGGGCAAAAGGCTGCGGTTGCGACTGGCCGTGCTGCCGGATTACGACGGGGTGACCTGGCGGGTCGGGGCGACGTATCGCAATGCGGGCCGGGTGTTGCCGGCGCAGCCGAAACTGCCGGACACGGCGGTGACCGAGGTGCGCCAGGACGTGGTGATCGACGGGTTGACCGGGCGGTTGCTGCCGGTCGTGCCCACGCCCACCGGCGTACAGGGGGCTCGGGTCGCTTTTGACGCCACGACGGGGACGATGATCCGGCCGGAAGGGCTGCAGGCGGGGCTGCGGTATTCGGTGACGTCGCAGCTGCAGACGCCCGATCTGAACCTGCTGCCGACCGCGGATTCGCCGTCGGGGGATGCGGTGGCGCGGTATCTGGCCGTGGCGACCGACGTTCCGGAGGGCGTTCAGCGGCTGGCCGATCAGCTCGCGGACGGCAACGGGGCGGCGTTCGACCGGGCGACGGCCATTGAGGAGTTCCTGGCCGAGCATTATCGGAAAGTGGCCGACGCACCGAGCGGGCACGCGTACCCGAATCTGAACTTTTTTCTGTTCGGGCCGCGGGAGCAGGGCGGGCAGGTGGGCACGAGCGAGCAGTTCGCGGCGTCGTTCGCGCTGCTGGCCCGGCTGACCGGGTTGCCGAGCCGGGTGGTGGTGGGGTTCGACGCGCCGGCCGCCGGTGGGGTCGTGACGGCGGCGAGCGCGCTGGCCTGGCCGGAAGTCTTGTTCGACGGGCTGGGCTGGGTGGCCTTCGACCCGCTGCCCAAGAGCAGGACCCCGCGGCCGGTCGAGGAGGACTTCACACCGAAGCCGTCGAAACCGCCCACACCGCCGTCGGAGCCACCCGCGCCGTCGAGCACGCCGTCGTCGTCAGGGCCACCCGCGGTGCCGGCGGTGAAGCAGGACGGTGGGCCGTCGGCTGCGGTGGTGGCGGGAGGTGCGTCGGGATCGGTGCTGCTGATGCTGGTCGCGGCGGCGGGCACGATCGTGCTGATGCGGCGTTCGCTGCGCAGGCGGCGGCTGACCGCGGGCAGCCCGGACGAGCGGATCACCGGGGCGTGGTCGGAGTTCCGTGACGCGTTGCGGCTGGCGGGGCAGCCCGTGCCGCGGCACCTGGCGGCGAGCGAGGCGGCGGCGTACGCGCAAAAACCGCAACCACCGCAGAAGCGGTTGCGCAAGGCCGTGCCGGAGCCCGCCGCAGGCGAGGACATGCCGCCGCTGGACGAGCTGGTGGCGGGGATCAACACGGTCGGTTTCGCGCCGGGCGCGGCCGACGACGGGCAGGCGGCCAGAGCCGGAGACCAGGCGATCGCGTACGCCGAGGAGTTGCGCGGGCGTCGCAGCTGGTGGCGGCGGCTGCTGTGGAGCGTGCATCCCGGACCGTTGCGCTGGCGATGA
- a CDS encoding alpha/beta hydrolase — MSLISLPLILLTGAAAVTVSAATVRFWSRGGRRRRLITRTVGLLLADLLIVVTIGLVDNRVQTFYPSWGDLAADAGRAGGPALSIDSGVTVALAAVTVLVSAYALAHWWDGRRRTGRTALVLLVVVTSVAVSALQANRLTTTYESWSALAGRPAPLSAGPPAPGGGRLLSVVVPGPASGLHLTMGVYLPAAYDTPGAANRRFPVVEAFHGYPGSPTVWIRRLDVVHTLDREIASGRMAPTVVLFPSQTPRRLLDTECTDLVGGPRTETFLTADVAAWATANLRVRTDRGGWGLIGYSAGGFCAMNLALRHPDRYAAAASLSGDAGPGITVGDGSEKTTNNVAWRLTHRPAPRISMYVTWAADDTQSRDGSRAVVRAARPPIALTAVELPHGGHSMALWRRMEGPAFAWLADRLTAADVTAAGPTR; from the coding sequence ATGAGCCTGATCAGCCTGCCGCTGATCCTGCTGACCGGTGCGGCCGCGGTCACGGTGTCGGCGGCCACCGTCCGGTTCTGGTCCCGCGGGGGCCGCCGTCGCCGGTTGATCACCCGTACGGTGGGACTGCTGCTGGCCGACCTGCTCATCGTCGTCACGATCGGGCTCGTCGACAACCGCGTGCAGACCTTCTACCCGTCGTGGGGCGATCTGGCGGCCGACGCGGGGCGCGCGGGCGGGCCCGCGCTGAGCATCGACTCCGGCGTCACCGTCGCGCTGGCGGCCGTGACGGTGTTGGTCTCGGCGTACGCGCTGGCGCACTGGTGGGACGGGCGGCGGCGGACCGGCCGTACGGCGCTTGTTCTGCTCGTCGTCGTGACCTCGGTGGCCGTGAGCGCCCTGCAGGCCAACCGGCTCACCACCACGTACGAGTCGTGGTCGGCGCTGGCCGGGCGCCCCGCCCCGCTGTCCGCCGGCCCGCCCGCGCCCGGTGGCGGCCGCCTGCTCTCGGTCGTCGTGCCCGGGCCGGCCAGCGGCCTGCACCTAACCATGGGCGTCTACCTGCCCGCCGCCTACGACACGCCCGGCGCTGCGAACCGGCGGTTCCCGGTCGTCGAGGCGTTCCACGGCTACCCCGGATCGCCGACCGTCTGGATCCGGCGGCTCGACGTGGTGCACACGCTCGACCGGGAGATCGCCTCGGGCCGGATGGCCCCGACCGTGGTGCTCTTCCCCAGCCAGACGCCGCGCCGCCTGCTCGACACCGAGTGCACCGACCTGGTCGGCGGCCCGCGCACCGAGACCTTCCTGACCGCCGACGTGGCCGCCTGGGCGACCGCGAACCTGCGTGTGCGCACCGACCGCGGCGGGTGGGGCCTGATCGGCTACTCGGCCGGCGGTTTCTGCGCGATGAACCTCGCCCTGCGTCACCCCGACCGGTACGCCGCGGCCGCCTCGCTGTCCGGCGACGCCGGTCCGGGCATCACCGTCGGCGACGGCAGCGAGAAGACCACCAACAACGTCGCCTGGAGGCTCACTCACCGGCCGGCGCCGCGCATCTCGATGTACGTCACGTGGGCCGCCGACGACACCCAGTCCCGCGACGGTTCGCGCGCGGTCGTGCGCGCGGCCCGGCCCCCGATCGCGCTCACCGCGGTCGAACTGCCGCACGGCGGCCACAGCATGGCACTGTGGCGGCGCATGGAGGGCCCGGCGTTCGCCTGGCTCGCCGACCGGCTGACCGCCGCCGATGTGACGGCGGCCGGACCCACCCGATGA
- a CDS encoding phosphatidylglycerol lysyltransferase domain-containing protein, whose translation MADSAVMVDKREQHAPQRPSWRPPPSRIGVARVVQVVGAFDAVTAVLPGWHHRMAALAHVMPTTGMLTARAATGVVGLLLLYLGAGLRRGKRRAWQLTTALCALSVVLHLAKATVAPALVAAGVLGVLLIERDRFHARGDARNRWRALGVCAGFLAAGFVLGFVEVALRAGQLTGDAGPLRWAQHVVLGMVGVTGPLHFQHAVTGTAVAVTTGTFGLLGFAVGAVVLLRPGTRCPGWADGDEAEVRELLGRRGDGDSLGYFALRSDKLIIWAPSRKAAVAYRVINGVSLASGNPLGAPSAWPDAIAAWLADCAQHGWTPAVLACDTAGGTAYRRFGLDAIELGDEAIIDVPGFSLDGRPMRNVRQAVGRARRAGYTCEVVRQRDLDEAGLEQARHCAVAFRQGGVERGFSMALSRFGDPADGDCLLVLCRDTDGRLRGLLQFVPWGGAGLSLDLMRADRAADNGLMELMVVSAVEAAPAFGVQRISLNFAVLRSVFARAEQLGAGPVTRVWARVLRAGSRLWQIESLYRANAKYQPSWQPRFLCFPSARDLSRIAVAALSAEAFLPAGRRGARKPGP comes from the coding sequence ATGGCAGACAGCGCGGTGATGGTGGACAAGCGGGAGCAGCACGCCCCGCAGCGGCCGTCGTGGCGGCCGCCGCCGTCGCGGATCGGTGTGGCTCGCGTCGTCCAGGTGGTGGGCGCGTTCGACGCGGTGACCGCGGTCCTGCCCGGCTGGCACCACCGCATGGCGGCGCTGGCGCATGTCATGCCGACCACCGGCATGCTGACCGCGCGGGCCGCCACCGGTGTCGTCGGGTTGCTGCTGCTCTACCTGGGCGCCGGGCTGCGGCGGGGCAAGCGCCGCGCGTGGCAGCTCACCACGGCGCTGTGCGCGCTCAGCGTGGTGCTGCACCTGGCCAAGGCCACGGTGGCGCCGGCCCTGGTCGCGGCCGGCGTGCTCGGTGTGCTGCTGATCGAACGGGACCGTTTCCACGCCCGCGGCGACGCGCGCAACCGGTGGCGGGCGCTGGGGGTCTGCGCCGGGTTCCTGGCCGCCGGGTTCGTGCTCGGGTTCGTCGAGGTGGCGCTGCGCGCCGGGCAGCTCACCGGCGACGCCGGTCCCCTCCGGTGGGCTCAGCACGTCGTCCTGGGCATGGTCGGCGTCACCGGCCCGCTGCACTTCCAGCACGCGGTCACCGGCACCGCGGTGGCCGTCACCACCGGCACCTTCGGGCTGCTGGGGTTCGCCGTGGGCGCCGTGGTGCTGCTGCGGCCGGGCACCCGGTGCCCCGGGTGGGCCGACGGTGACGAGGCCGAGGTGCGTGAGCTGCTCGGGCGGCGAGGCGACGGCGACTCGCTGGGTTACTTCGCGCTGCGCTCCGACAAGCTGATCATCTGGGCGCCGTCGCGCAAGGCGGCCGTGGCCTACCGCGTGATCAACGGCGTGAGCCTGGCCTCGGGCAACCCGCTGGGTGCCCCGTCGGCCTGGCCGGACGCGATCGCCGCGTGGCTGGCCGACTGCGCCCAGCACGGCTGGACCCCGGCGGTCCTGGCTTGCGACACGGCCGGCGGCACGGCGTACCGGCGGTTCGGTCTCGACGCCATCGAACTGGGCGACGAGGCGATCATCGACGTGCCCGGGTTCTCGCTGGACGGCCGCCCGATGCGCAATGTGCGCCAGGCCGTCGGCCGGGCCCGCCGGGCCGGGTACACCTGCGAGGTGGTGCGGCAGCGCGACCTCGACGAGGCCGGCCTCGAACAGGCGCGGCACTGCGCGGTGGCGTTCCGGCAGGGCGGGGTGGAACGAGGCTTCTCGATGGCGTTGTCGCGGTTCGGCGATCCGGCCGACGGCGACTGCCTGCTGGTGCTGTGCCGCGACACCGACGGCCGGCTGCGCGGGCTGCTGCAGTTCGTGCCGTGGGGCGGTGCCGGCCTGTCGCTCGACCTCATGCGGGCCGACCGGGCCGCCGACAACGGCCTGATGGAACTCATGGTCGTGAGCGCGGTCGAGGCCGCCCCGGCGTTCGGGGTGCAGCGCATCTCGCTGAACTTCGCGGTGCTGCGCTCGGTGTTCGCCCGGGCCGAGCAGCTCGGAGCCGGCCCGGTCACCCGGGTGTGGGCGCGGGTGCTGCGGGCGGGCTCCCGGCTGTGGCAGATCGAGTCGCTCTACCGGGCCAACGCCAAGTACCAGCCGAGCTGGCAGCCGCGTTTCCTGTGCTTCCCGTCCGCCCGTGACCTGTCGCGCATCGCCGTGGCCGCGCTCAGCGCCGAGGCGTTCCTGCCGGCCGGTCGCCGGGGTGCCCGCAAGCCGGGCCCATGA
- a CDS encoding DUF4360 domain-containing protein: protein MLKTLAVGATAAAALFTSTPAQAAPFPGPQDDMVIDVVSANGSGCPWGSADVSVSPDSKAFTVTYSEFTAQVGVGAKPLDFRKNCQLGLNVHVPQGFTYAIASVDYRGFHRLARGSSATQTSFYYFQGERHTTKSRHTFNGPADGDWQRTDSLGIGSLAFLPCGEERNLNVNTELRVNAGWSDTKKTTSMLTMDSTDGNLDTVYHVAWKKC, encoded by the coding sequence ATGCTCAAGACCCTCGCCGTCGGCGCCACTGCTGCGGCCGCCCTGTTCACCTCGACGCCCGCTCAGGCGGCACCCTTCCCCGGCCCCCAGGACGACATGGTCATCGACGTGGTCTCGGCCAACGGATCAGGTTGCCCGTGGGGCTCGGCTGACGTGAGTGTGTCCCCGGACAGCAAAGCGTTCACCGTGACCTACAGCGAGTTCACCGCCCAGGTGGGCGTGGGCGCGAAACCCCTCGACTTCCGCAAGAACTGTCAGCTGGGGCTGAACGTCCACGTACCGCAAGGCTTCACCTACGCCATCGCCAGCGTCGACTACCGCGGCTTCCACCGCCTCGCGCGCGGATCCTCGGCGACCCAGACGTCGTTCTACTACTTCCAGGGCGAGCGGCACACCACCAAGAGCCGGCACACCTTCAACGGCCCGGCCGACGGCGATTGGCAGCGGACCGACAGCCTCGGCATCGGATCGCTGGCCTTCCTGCCCTGCGGCGAAGAGCGCAACCTCAACGTCAACACCGAGCTGCGGGTCAACGCCGGCTGGTCGGACACCAAGAAGACCACCAGCATGCTGACGATGGACTCCACCGACGGCAACCTCGACACGGTGTACCACGTCGCCTGGAAGAAGTGCTGA
- a CDS encoding sigma-70 family RNA polymerase sigma factor, producing the protein MEFAAFYESARDDCLRAVTASLGSRQAAEEAVAEAFARAWARWPRVAEHPSPRAWVVRTALNLHVSWWRRWRREVPTPERFDDSGPDSPEPATLDPRMVAALRSLPLRQRQVVALRIFLDLDSRTTARTLGIAAGTVTAHLARATQALRAHLTSVTEEE; encoded by the coding sequence GTGGAGTTCGCCGCCTTCTACGAGAGCGCCCGGGACGACTGCCTGCGGGCGGTGACGGCGTCGCTGGGCAGCCGGCAGGCGGCTGAGGAGGCGGTGGCGGAGGCGTTCGCTCGGGCGTGGGCGCGCTGGCCCCGGGTGGCCGAGCACCCTTCACCCCGGGCCTGGGTGGTGCGCACAGCGCTCAACCTGCACGTTTCCTGGTGGCGGCGGTGGCGGCGGGAGGTTCCCACGCCCGAACGGTTCGACGACTCCGGCCCGGACAGTCCGGAACCGGCGACGTTGGATCCGCGGATGGTGGCGGCCCTGCGGTCGCTGCCGTTGCGTCAGCGGCAGGTCGTGGCGTTGCGCATCTTCCTGGATCTCGACAGCAGGACCACTGCCCGCACGCTGGGCATCGCCGCCGGAACGGTCACCGCGCACCTCGCCCGCGCGACCCAAGCCTTGCGGGCGCATCTGACGTCCGTCACCGAAGAGGAGTAG